One window of the Crassaminicella thermophila genome contains the following:
- a CDS encoding DUF4214 domain-containing protein, which produces MQTLQILQQLFASDHETFVTRLFKEFLNRDPTPQTLAYFTRCLKSGMKSKNEIFKIVIMSTEFNELIKKESYQSLLQLFQGLIRSDAETFVTEIYRKFLGRDPDLDAFQHFIHLLKTGTSKIDILRTVLLSEEAFIKFHAQSDLISKDTSSSMHYSTIWPHISISTRFRENVKKILSAHYFPYTTNILVKTGGLGDFVQITPVAKALKTKEPLRPVVVIVGQYGSLFDEHPYIDLTIECGPMNWYKAVKSVVGLVENVFDLRYISRAYGTWKNSNYFYKNIWYYENFPHSGIHIDSLNKHVCDLMLFSLGLEKYANCNDVYIKPDMMIEKIPGDYVVVNDSPGCRLEELKRWTKDGWNKLIKWLHMQGIIPVQLGLVTDSLIHPTVMDLRGKTSLRQAAAYLKLSKCYIGIEGGLFHLAKAVGTPAVVIFNTTSETCFAYPDTHVVTKKLCNPCWLNESWLKAKCLKGNKSCLNLPDWESVAAKVSNILKKDNRQNK; this is translated from the coding sequence TGCATCTGATCATGAAACATTCGTTACTAGATTATTTAAAGAATTTTTAAACCGTGATCCTACCCCGCAAACCTTAGCATATTTTACACGTTGCTTAAAATCTGGCATGAAATCAAAGAATGAAATATTTAAGATTGTTATCATGAGTACAGAATTTAATGAACTTATAAAAAAAGAATCCTATCAAAGTCTATTACAGCTTTTCCAGGGACTTATAAGATCAGATGCAGAAACTTTTGTTACTGAAATTTATCGTAAATTTCTTGGCAGGGACCCTGATTTAGATGCATTTCAACATTTTATTCATTTATTAAAAACAGGAACATCAAAAATTGATATATTAAGAACTGTCTTACTAAGTGAAGAAGCATTCATAAAATTTCATGCTCAAAGTGATCTGATCAGCAAGGATACTTCTTCTTCCATGCACTACTCCACCATTTGGCCTCATATATCCATATCAACCCGTTTTAGGGAAAATGTAAAAAAAATACTCAGTGCACATTATTTCCCATATACTACAAATATTTTGGTGAAAACAGGGGGGCTTGGTGATTTCGTCCAGATAACTCCTGTGGCAAAAGCTCTTAAAACTAAAGAACCCCTTCGTCCTGTAGTAGTCATTGTGGGACAGTATGGTTCCTTATTTGATGAACATCCATATATCGATCTAACTATTGAATGTGGCCCTATGAATTGGTATAAAGCGGTTAAGAGTGTAGTAGGCCTTGTAGAAAATGTATTTGATCTAAGATATATCAGTCGTGCCTATGGCACATGGAAAAACAGTAATTATTTTTATAAAAATATTTGGTACTATGAAAATTTCCCTCATTCCGGAATACACATAGATAGTCTTAATAAGCATGTATGTGATCTAATGCTTTTTTCACTTGGTCTTGAGAAATACGCTAACTGCAACGATGTATATATCAAGCCAGACATGATGATAGAAAAGATTCCGGGTGATTATGTTGTGGTAAACGATAGCCCAGGATGTAGATTAGAAGAATTAAAACGATGGACAAAGGATGGTTGGAATAAACTAATTAAGTGGCTGCATATGCAAGGAATTATTCCTGTCCAACTAGGATTAGTAACAGATTCGCTAATACATCCAACTGTAATGGACTTAAGGGGTAAAACTTCCTTACGACAAGCAGCTGCTTATCTTAAGTTATCAAAATGTTATATTGGAATTGAAGGAGGACTTTTTCACCTTGCTAAAGCAGTAGGAACTCCAGCTGTTGTTATCTTTAATACTACATCAGAAACTTGCTTTGCTTATCCCGATACCCATGTAGTTACAAAGAAATTGTGCAATCCCTGTTGGTTGAACGAATCTTGGCTTAAAGCAAAATGTTTAAAAGGTAATAAATCCTGCTTAAATCTCCCCGATTGGGAAAGTGTTGCTGCTAAAGTATCTAATATATTAAAAAAAGATAATAGACAAAACAAGTAA
- a CDS encoding DUF4214 domain-containing protein, translating to MRTFQVLQQLFASNNKTFINGLFREFLNTKPFPKDLAYFTSCLESGNKSRDEILKIIIMSEEFKQLFLQPLRLIQILQEIMYKKEYEFVSQLHSHMFGQYSKLRHIQQDIEFLRAGITKAEILKKHLLNLQVLKQIPQEKIEQYNNSQINIQKILNDIFKKDNNTFLILLYKELLDRNPNDNELKTFTKALDSGLPKAEIFKILIKTPEFNELVQKASYQSRMQIFRRLIKTDEKNFITELYHECHGREPDLNGFQHFIHLLKLGTPKLDILRTILLSEEALNRFHTLCSNDKKTISIPSELWPHVRISTSFREKVKKILKANKLPYKTNILVKTGGLGDFIQITAVAKALKIKEPEYPVVAIINQYGSLYDEHPYIDLAIECGPMETHQVVKSILGLSENVFDLRYISRAYGTWKNSDYYYKNLWYYEYFPRSGIRIDDLNKHVCDLMLHSLGLEKYANCNDVYIKPDIMIEKIPGDYVVLSSNAGSVAGQLKHWSKDEWNKLIKWLHSQGVIPIQLGLSTDSLLNSSVMDLRGKTTPRQAAGYLKFSKGYIGIEGGLFHLAKAVGTPAVVIFASTSETCFAYPDTYVVTKKLCRPCWWNEPWLQAKCLRGNKTCLNLPNWEDVAYEVSKMLRGDN from the coding sequence ATGAGAACTTTTCAAGTTCTTCAGCAATTATTTGCATCAAATAATAAAACATTCATTAATGGACTATTTAGGGAATTCTTAAACACTAAACCATTCCCAAAGGACCTAGCATATTTTACATCTTGCTTAGAATCTGGTAATAAGTCAAGAGATGAAATATTAAAGATAATTATTATGAGTGAAGAATTTAAACAGCTATTTTTACAACCTCTCAGATTGATACAAATATTACAAGAAATCATGTACAAAAAAGAATACGAATTTGTATCACAGCTTCATTCTCATATGTTTGGACAATATTCTAAACTAAGACACATTCAACAAGATATAGAATTTTTGAGAGCAGGCATAACAAAAGCAGAAATATTAAAAAAACATCTACTAAATCTTCAGGTACTTAAACAAATTCCTCAAGAAAAAATAGAACAATACAATAATTCACAAATAAACATTCAAAAAATATTAAATGATATTTTTAAAAAAGATAATAATACTTTTTTAATTTTATTATATAAAGAACTTCTTGATCGTAATCCTAATGATAATGAGTTGAAAACTTTTACTAAAGCCTTAGATTCAGGTCTTCCAAAAGCTGAAATTTTTAAGATATTAATTAAAACACCAGAATTTAACGAACTTGTACAAAAAGCATCTTATCAAAGTCGTATGCAAATTTTTCGACGACTTATTAAAACAGATGAAAAAAACTTTATTACTGAATTATACCATGAATGTCATGGTAGAGAACCTGATTTAAATGGATTTCAACATTTTATTCATCTATTAAAACTAGGAACCCCAAAATTAGATATATTAAGGACTATTCTATTAAGTGAAGAAGCATTAAACAGATTTCATACACTATGTAGTAATGACAAAAAAACTATATCAATTCCTTCAGAACTTTGGCCTCATGTACGCATCTCAACCAGTTTTAGGGAAAAAGTAAAAAAGATACTCAAAGCAAACAAGCTTCCATATAAAACGAATATTTTAGTAAAAACTGGTGGATTAGGTGATTTTATTCAAATAACAGCTGTAGCAAAAGCATTAAAAATAAAAGAACCTGAGTATCCAGTAGTTGCAATTATTAATCAATATGGTTCCCTATATGATGAACATCCATATATAGACCTAGCTATTGAATGTGGGCCTATGGAAACTCATCAAGTTGTCAAAAGCATATTAGGTCTTTCTGAAAATGTATTTGATCTAAGATACATCAGTCGTGCCTATGGTACCTGGAAAAATAGTGACTATTATTATAAAAATTTATGGTACTATGAATATTTCCCTCGCTCAGGAATACGCATAGATGATTTAAATAAGCATGTATGTGATCTAATGCTTCATTCCCTTGGTCTTGAAAAATATGCTAATTGTAATGATGTATATATTAAACCAGATATTATGATAGAAAAAATCCCAGGAGATTACGTTGTATTATCTAGTAACGCAGGAAGCGTAGCTGGCCAATTAAAACACTGGTCAAAAGATGAATGGAATAAACTGATTAAGTGGTTGCACTCACAAGGAGTTATTCCAATACAGCTAGGTCTATCAACAGACTCACTATTAAATTCAAGTGTAATGGATCTGCGTGGTAAAACTACACCTCGTCAAGCTGCAGGTTATCTTAAATTCTCTAAAGGTTACATCGGAATAGAAGGTGGACTTTTTCATCTTGCCAAAGCAGTAGGAACACCAGCTGTTGTTATTTTCGCTTCCACATCAGAAACTTGCTTCGCTTATCCAGATACTTATGTCGTTACAAAGAAACTATGTAGACCTTGTTGGTGGAATGAACCTTGGCTTCAAGCAAAATGTTTACGTGGTAATAAAACTTGCTTAAACCTTCCTAATTGGGAAGATGTTGCTTATGAAGTATCTAAAATGTTAAGAGGTGATAACTAG
- a CDS encoding D-sedoheptulose-7-phosphate isomerase — protein sequence MEKLKSLLSNRITLFNQLIKTEDILLKIHQIGNLLNTTLDTGSIVLICGNGGSAAQAQHMAGEIVGRFLIERNGLPAIALNADSVALTAIGNDYSYDEIFARQVTAFKDSAKLLFLLSTSGNSKNLIQAALRAKKYGITIVGLLGRDGGTLNKLCDFSIIIPSWSTPEIQEVHLAIIHILCDYVDGEMK from the coding sequence GTGGAAAAGCTAAAATCTTTACTATCAAATCGAATAACCCTCTTTAATCAACTTATCAAAACTGAAGATATATTATTAAAGATACATCAAATTGGAAATTTGCTAAACACTACATTAGATACAGGATCTATTGTACTAATTTGCGGTAATGGTGGCAGTGCAGCCCAAGCCCAACATATGGCTGGTGAAATTGTTGGTCGATTTTTGATTGAACGAAATGGCTTGCCTGCCATTGCTTTAAATGCTGATTCAGTTGCGCTTACAGCAATTGGCAATGACTATAGTTATGATGAAATATTCGCACGTCAAGTTACAGCCTTTAAAGATTCAGCAAAATTATTATTCCTTCTCTCTACTTCTGGAAATTCTAAAAATTTGATTCAAGCAGCTTTAAGAGCAAAAAAATACGGAATAACGATTGTAGGACTCCTAGGAAGAGATGGCGGTACATTAAATAAACTATGTGATTTTTCTATTATTATTCCTTCTTGGTCTACACCTGAGATTCAAGAAGTACATTTAGCTATTATTCATATACTGTGCGATTATGTGGATGGTGAAATGAAATGA
- the gmhB gene encoding D-glycero-beta-D-manno-heptose 1,7-bisphosphate 7-phosphatase encodes MTKRAVFLDRDGTLIVDHGYIHKPSQVELLPGVIEALIKLKTFGFELIIISNQSGIGRGFFTKKEVDHVNQHLYNLLISHKIKLTGIYYCPHHPDDKCTCRKPEPGLLLQALSEHKIDAKKSYFVGDKLTDVQAAIAAGVQPVLLSRDNVSTHTIPIIIVDSLLKFTKVIKQEDF; translated from the coding sequence ATGACCAAGCGGGCTGTATTTTTAGATCGGGATGGAACTCTTATTGTTGATCACGGATATATTCACAAGCCTAGTCAAGTAGAACTTCTTCCTGGAGTTATCGAAGCATTAATTAAGCTAAAAACTTTTGGGTTTGAACTTATTATTATTTCTAATCAGTCAGGAATCGGTCGTGGATTCTTTACAAAAAAAGAAGTAGATCATGTCAATCAACATTTATATAATTTGTTAATATCACATAAAATCAAATTAACAGGAATTTATTATTGTCCCCATCATCCAGATGATAAGTGTACATGTAGAAAACCAGAACCAGGACTTTTGCTACAAGCATTATCTGAACATAAAATCGATGCAAAAAAATCATATTTCGTTGGAGACAAATTGACAGATGTGCAAGCTGCAATCGCCGCTGGTGTTCAGCCAGTACTACTTTCTAGAGATAATGTTTCTACTCATACCATTCCAATTATTATAGTAGATTCTTTACTAAAATTTACAAAAGTCATTAAGCAGGAGGATTTTTGA
- a CDS encoding bifunctional heptose 7-phosphate kinase/heptose 1-phosphate adenyltransferase, which translates to MKNFCEKLHSKTFIVIGDLMVDEYDIGTVSRISPEAPIPILDFTNRVRAPGGAANVAMNLKGLGNRVEVVGLIGDDEAGRWLKDYLNRHGIGIKGILSSNKRPTTNKVRFSTIQQTMLRVDYEDSRQVEKSITNKMVAYIKQFLQNNEVNGILVSDYNKGLISYANKQNPFIDLFKNIVKMPLLCGVDTKKRSSDLSIFSMFDFIKPNLSELERAVNMKVNIDNTLKQACQKFLKISHAKTVLVTLGADGLYHFDGTCGVHIPTVPASVYDVTGAGDTVFAVVMQSLANGFSWIDSMRLGNIAASIVIESRGTKAISSSELYKKVKFIENTQPNYFIS; encoded by the coding sequence ATGAAAAACTTCTGTGAAAAGCTACATTCAAAAACATTTATAGTAATTGGAGATTTAATGGTTGATGAGTATGATATAGGAACAGTATCTAGAATTAGCCCAGAAGCACCAATTCCAATATTAGATTTTACAAACCGAGTACGCGCACCTGGTGGTGCAGCAAACGTAGCCATGAATCTTAAAGGACTTGGAAATCGCGTTGAAGTAGTTGGCTTAATTGGTGATGATGAAGCAGGTAGGTGGTTAAAGGATTACCTTAATAGACATGGTATTGGAATAAAAGGAATTTTGTCCAGTAATAAAAGACCAACGACAAATAAAGTACGATTTTCTACCATCCAACAAACTATGCTGCGTGTTGATTATGAAGATTCTCGACAGGTAGAAAAATCAATTACAAATAAAATGGTAGCGTATATCAAACAATTTTTACAAAACAATGAAGTAAATGGTATACTCGTCTCTGATTATAACAAAGGTTTAATATCCTATGCAAATAAACAAAATCCTTTTATTGATCTTTTTAAAAATATTGTTAAAATGCCTTTATTATGCGGTGTTGATACCAAAAAAAGAAGCTCTGATCTAAGTATTTTTTCTATGTTTGATTTCATAAAACCCAATTTATCTGAATTAGAAAGAGCAGTCAACATGAAAGTTAATATTGATAATACACTTAAACAAGCTTGTCAAAAATTTTTGAAGATAAGTCATGCCAAGACAGTACTAGTTACTCTAGGTGCAGATGGTTTATATCACTTTGATGGTACTTGCGGGGTACATATCCCTACAGTTCCAGCAAGTGTTTATGATGTAACTGGTGCAGGAGATACTGTATTTGCAGTTGTAATGCAGTCACTAGCAAACGGATTCAGTTGGATTGATTCTATGCGTTTAGGAAATATTGCTGCATCTATAGTTATTGAATCCAGAGGAACAAAAGCTATTTCAAGCTCAGAATTATATAAGAAGGTGAAATTCATTGAAAATACACAACCAAATTATTTTATCTCTTAA
- a CDS encoding adenylyltransferase/cytidyltransferase family protein, producing the protein MKIHNQIILSLNDAQKILKQLQMQGKKIVLTNGCYDLLHIGHVFSLKFAKAQGDILVVAVNDDSSVRLLKGNLRPIIPAKMRMELLSELKVVDYVIPFSENNALEVVKAIKPNIYVKGADYDLKNTPEGIEVLKYGGKILTVPLVPCISTTSIIEKIKKMQLSSEEMRK; encoded by the coding sequence TTGAAAATACACAACCAAATTATTTTATCTCTTAATGATGCACAAAAAATTCTAAAACAACTGCAAATGCAAGGAAAAAAAATCGTCTTAACAAACGGGTGCTATGACCTTTTGCACATAGGTCATGTTTTTAGCCTTAAGTTTGCTAAAGCACAAGGAGATATTTTAGTTGTCGCAGTAAATGATGATTCATCCGTACGTCTATTAAAAGGTAATTTGCGACCTATAATCCCAGCAAAAATGCGAATGGAACTTCTTAGTGAACTAAAAGTAGTAGATTATGTAATTCCCTTTAGTGAAAACAATGCCCTTGAAGTTGTAAAAGCTATTAAACCAAATATATACGTAAAAGGTGCAGACTACGATTTAAAAAATACACCAGAGGGAATTGAAGTTTTAAAATATGGTGGCAAAATTTTAACTGTACCCCTTGTGCCATGCATTTCAACTACAAGCATAATAGAAAAAATAAAAAAGATGCAACTATCTAGTGAGGAGATGAGGAAATGA
- the rfaD gene encoding ADP-glyceromanno-heptose 6-epimerase — protein sequence MILVTGGSGFIGSNIIHSLNQQGIYDILVADRLDTSDKWKNMADTIITDYIDKDKLFEMLLSKNIEAIIHMGACTNTMEQDAKKMIEDNYEFSKKLWQYCTKNCIKFIYASSAAIYGDGSSGFTENINIDSITPLNPYAYSKLLFDRWAMKQKNTPPYWAGLRFFNVYGPRESHKGRMASMAFHAYNQIQNQGKVKLFKSNNINYKHGEQKRDFIYVKDVADIVLFFYKTPSFPSGIYNVGSGCARTFNDLALAVFNACQLPANIEYIDMPIELEGKYQYYTKADITKLRKIGYSNSFTSLEQGISDYISYLKTRRS from the coding sequence ATGATCCTTGTTACTGGTGGGAGTGGGTTTATTGGCTCAAACATAATACATTCACTTAATCAACAAGGAATATATGATATTCTTGTTGCAGACAGACTTGATACTTCAGATAAATGGAAAAACATGGCTGATACAATTATCACTGACTATATAGATAAAGATAAATTATTTGAAATGCTACTAAGTAAAAACATTGAAGCAATTATCCATATGGGTGCTTGCACAAATACTATGGAACAGGATGCAAAGAAGATGATTGAAGATAATTATGAATTTAGTAAAAAACTCTGGCAATATTGTACTAAAAATTGTATCAAATTTATCTATGCAAGCAGCGCAGCTATTTATGGAGATGGGTCATCTGGGTTTACTGAAAATATAAATATAGATAGTATAACTCCTCTAAATCCATACGCATACTCAAAGCTATTGTTTGATAGATGGGCTATGAAACAAAAAAACACACCTCCATACTGGGCTGGCCTGAGATTTTTCAACGTATATGGCCCTAGAGAATCTCACAAAGGTCGCATGGCAAGTATGGCTTTTCATGCCTACAATCAAATTCAAAACCAAGGAAAAGTTAAATTATTTAAATCTAATAACATAAATTATAAACATGGAGAACAAAAACGTGATTTTATATATGTCAAAGATGTTGCAGACATTGTGCTTTTCTTTTATAAAACTCCATCTTTTCCATCAGGTATATATAATGTAGGTTCTGGCTGTGCACGTACATTTAACGATCTAGCTTTAGCTGTTTTTAATGCTTGTCAACTTCCTGCTAATATAGAATATATAGATATGCCAATCGAATTAGAAGGAAAGTATCAATACTACACAAAAGCTGATATTACAAAGCTGCGAAAAATCGGCTATTCTAATAGTTTTACATCCCTTGAACAAGGAATATCTGATTATATTAGTTATCTAAAAACAAGAAGGTCTTAA
- a CDS encoding glycosyl hydrolase family 18 protein, whose product MRNSRKIIILLVITFVTVGAMFSILEWKRENTSDAVKKLIIEDQYISGYEEPYIDNYDIYLPYEVVKNYFCKDIILSKDNKHIFINLEKQDILLEDDILTDFVKENRIIINVPTKVIEGNIYVPASLLSKIFQIDIRYVNNTKTVIVDYLSSKYTMGEIIKNNAKIESKSFLFTNKKFKKGDLVRVYEEENNTYKIRSDEGIVGHIKKEYVRVFEEMIEIDKQLNKIREPFDTNNQKINLVWEYVHEKSPNLSKESKIESLDVIVPTWFSIVNDKGTVINNADRSYVEEAHKKGYKVWGLVNNSFDPEITSIILNNEKLKKKVIGQLIFYASLYDLDGINIDFENIYYKDQAALVKFIEEIRYYTKKQNIILSIDLTVPSGSKRWSKVYDRKALGKIVDYVAVMAYDEHWASSPVSGSVASIGWVEKGIINSLKSIPNEKILLGLPFYTRRWKEYEDANGNMKVESKAISMTWARKIIEEKNAVVIWNEKVGQYYAQYNEGDAVYKIWLEDPRSIALKVSLVDKYNLAGTAAWRRGYEDTEVWAVLQEIIKKGRTYAELGFQNYRNKKVN is encoded by the coding sequence ATGAGAAATTCAAGAAAGATAATTATACTACTTGTAATTACATTTGTAACCGTAGGAGCTATGTTTAGTATTTTAGAATGGAAGAGAGAAAATACATCAGATGCTGTAAAAAAACTTATTATTGAAGATCAGTATATAAGTGGTTATGAAGAACCATATATTGATAATTATGATATATATCTTCCTTATGAGGTTGTGAAAAATTATTTTTGTAAAGATATAATTTTAAGTAAGGATAATAAGCATATTTTTATTAATTTAGAGAAACAAGATATTTTATTAGAAGATGATATTTTAACAGATTTTGTAAAAGAGAATAGAATCATTATAAATGTGCCTACAAAAGTAATAGAAGGAAATATTTATGTACCAGCTAGTTTATTAAGTAAGATATTTCAGATAGATATTCGTTATGTTAATAATACAAAAACAGTTATTGTAGATTATCTTTCATCAAAATATACTATGGGAGAAATTATAAAGAATAATGCTAAAATAGAATCAAAATCTTTTTTATTTACTAATAAAAAATTTAAAAAAGGAGATTTAGTACGTGTATATGAAGAAGAGAATAATACCTATAAGATAAGAAGTGATGAAGGCATAGTTGGACATATTAAAAAAGAATATGTACGTGTTTTTGAAGAAATGATAGAAATAGATAAGCAGTTAAATAAAATAAGAGAGCCATTCGATACAAATAATCAAAAAATTAATCTTGTGTGGGAATATGTTCATGAAAAATCTCCAAATCTGTCTAAAGAGAGCAAGATAGAATCATTAGATGTAATTGTTCCTACTTGGTTTAGTATTGTAAATGATAAGGGAACTGTTATTAATAATGCAGATAGAAGTTATGTAGAAGAAGCCCATAAAAAAGGTTATAAAGTATGGGGACTTGTAAATAATAGCTTTGATCCAGAAATTACTTCAATAATATTAAATAATGAGAAGTTAAAGAAAAAGGTTATAGGACAGTTAATTTTTTATGCAAGCTTATATGATTTGGATGGAATCAATATTGATTTTGAAAATATATACTATAAAGATCAAGCTGCGTTGGTAAAGTTTATAGAAGAAATTAGATACTATACAAAAAAGCAAAATATTATACTTTCAATAGATTTGACAGTACCATCTGGCAGTAAAAGATGGTCAAAGGTTTATGACAGAAAGGCATTAGGAAAGATTGTTGATTATGTAGCTGTTATGGCATATGATGAGCATTGGGCATCGAGTCCTGTTAGCGGTTCTGTAGCATCTATTGGATGGGTTGAGAAAGGCATAATAAATAGTTTGAAATCTATTCCAAATGAAAAGATATTATTAGGATTACCTTTTTATACAAGACGTTGGAAAGAATATGAGGATGCAAATGGAAACATGAAGGTAGAGTCTAAGGCGATTTCAATGACATGGGCAAGAAAAATCATTGAAGAAAAAAATGCAGTAGTTATTTGGAATGAAAAAGTAGGTCAGTATTATGCCCAATACAATGAAGGAGATGCAGTATATAAAATATGGTTAGAAGACCCTCGCTCTATTGCGCTGAAGGTTAGTTTGGTAGATAAGTACAATCTTGCAGGTACGGCTGCATGGAGAAGGGGATATGAAGATACAGAAGTTTGGGCTGTTTTGCAAGAAATAATAAAGAAGGGGAGAACCTATGCAGAATTAGGTTTTCAAAATTATAGAAACAAGAAGGTCAATTAA
- a CDS encoding chromate transporter — translation MKVILNIFITFMKIGAFSFGGGLAMLPFIEKEMVYNHHWITSNEFVDIIAIAQMTPGPIAINSSTFVGYKAAGVKGALAGSIGVVITSFVLITILAKYFMKIKDARATKAVFKGIRPAVLGLILSAAISIGKTALIDFNSIIIAVIVFFSLKRLRFHPILGIVLAGVLGVVLY, via the coding sequence ATGAAAGTAATTCTTAATATATTTATAACATTTATGAAAATTGGGGCATTTAGTTTCGGTGGAGGATTAGCAATGCTTCCTTTTATAGAAAAGGAAATGGTATATAATCATCATTGGATAACTTCAAATGAATTTGTAGATATTATTGCGATAGCACAAATGACGCCTGGCCCTATAGCTATTAATTCTTCAACTTTTGTAGGATATAAAGCTGCAGGAGTTAAGGGGGCGCTTGCAGGAAGTATAGGAGTTGTTATAACATCATTTGTATTAATTACAATATTAGCAAAATATTTTATGAAGATTAAAGATGCTAGGGCTACAAAGGCTGTATTTAAGGGGATTAGGCCAGCTGTATTAGGGTTAATATTAAGTGCAGCCATATCTATAGGGAAGACTGCTTTGATAGATTTTAATAGTATAATAATTGCAGTTATAGTATTTTTTAGCTTAAAAAGGTTAAGATTTCATCCTATACTTGGCATTGTATTAGCTGGTGTATTAGGGGTGGTTTTATACTAA
- a CDS encoding chromate transporter yields the protein MNKLIKMILVFIKIGTFTLGGGYAMIPLMQKEMVEKNEWIEDEEFIDIIALSQTIPGALAINTATYIGYRLFGLKGALLACLATMLPSVVIILIVAVFFVQFQNIELVESIFKGIRPAVVALILVAVMKLGKSLPKTIVNIFWVIGSVLCITLLHIHPILIIIFSGILGYKLYKGENVDESNS from the coding sequence ATGAACAAACTGATAAAGATGATTTTGGTTTTTATAAAAATAGGGACCTTTACATTAGGTGGAGGATATGCCATGATTCCATTGATGCAAAAAGAAATGGTAGAAAAAAATGAGTGGATTGAAGACGAAGAATTTATTGATATTATTGCTTTATCTCAGACTATACCGGGTGCTTTGGCAATTAATACTGCTACCTATATTGGATATAGACTTTTTGGTTTAAAAGGAGCATTACTTGCATGTTTGGCGACTATGCTACCATCTGTTGTAATAATTTTGATTGTTGCTGTTTTTTTTGTTCAATTTCAAAATATTGAATTAGTTGAATCGATTTTTAAAGGAATACGGCCAGCTGTAGTTGCTTTAATTTTAGTAGCGGTTATGAAGCTTGGGAAATCTTTACCTAAAACTATCGTAAATATATTTTGGGTGATTGGGAGTGTATTATGTATTACATTGCTTCATATACATCCTATCCTTATTATTATCTTTTCAGGGATTTTAGGATATAAGTTGTACAAAGGAGAAAATGTTGATGAAAGTAATTCTTAA
- the rd gene encoding rubredoxin, whose protein sequence is MQKYKCIPCGYVYDPEVGDPDSGIAPGTSFEDIPDDWVCPICGVGKDMFEPEA, encoded by the coding sequence ATGCAAAAATATAAATGTATACCATGTGGTTATGTTTACGATCCAGAGGTAGGCGATCCAGATAGCGGAATTGCTCCTGGTACTTCTTTTGAAGATATTCCAGACGATTGGGTATGTCCAATTTGTGGTGTCGGCAAAGATATGTTTGAACCAGAAGCATAA